The Cellulosimicrobium cellulans genome contains the following window.
CTCCAAGACCGCCGGGATCGAGGAGGGCCAGCGGTTCTCCGTGCCCTTCACGATCGGGACGTTCGGCATCGTCTACGCCAACAAGGAGCGCCTCGAGGCGGCGGGGGTCACCGAGGCCCCGAAGACCTGGGAGGAGTTCGTCGCGGCGCTCGACGCCGTCAAGCAGACGAACCCCGACGACGGCGGCGTGAGCATCGGCTTCCAGTCCTCCACGACGGGCCTCGAGTGGCTCATGCAGCCGATGGCCTACGGCCAGCTCGGCAAGGACGACTTCGGCGCCCTGTTCGGCCAGGACCCGGCCAAGAACTTCGCGTCGCCCAACGGCGTCAAGGTGCTGGAGACCTACAACCAGATCCAGCCGTACTGGATGCCGGGCACGCAGTCGCTGACGATCGACGACGCGGACATCGCGTTCGCGCAGGGCAAGTCGACGTTCGACATCGGCGGCACGTTCACCCTCGCCTTCCTCGCGCAGAACGGGATGGACGCCGAGAACATCGTGACCTTCCCGGTCCCGGCCCCCGAGGGCGGTGCGATCGACGACCTCCAGCTCGCCCCGTTCGGCCTCACCGGCCTGTCGGTCTCCGCGACCACGGGCAACAAGGACGGCGCGCTCCAGTGGATCAAGTACCTGTCCGAGCAGGACGTGGCGGCCACGTTCGCGAAGGACGCCCTCGACGTCCCGCCGGTCGACCTCGGCGACGACCCGTCCTCGACGGTCGGCCCGGTCCTCGGCGCGATGATCGGCGCGTTCGGCGAGGGCGAGAACGCCTACAACCCCGGTGACACGTCGTACCGCCCCGCGGCGTACGACGCGGCCCAGGTGGGCGACGCCGTCATGGAGCTGACACCGCTCGCGACGCAGGACGTCGCAGCCGTCTCGACGACCGTGGCGACGCTCATCGACACGTTCTGGTCGCAGTCGAAGTGACCACCCCCGCGACGATCGCCGCCGACGCTCCCGCCCACGGGAGCGTCGGCGGCGGCCGGCGCCGCGGCCGGCAGAAGATGCGCTACCGCGGCAAGGAGGTGGCGTGGGGCTACGTCTTCATCGCTCCCGCGCTCCTGCTGTTCCTCGTCATGGGCGTGTACACGCTCTTCTTCGGCGCCCAGCTCTCGTTCGTGCGCTGGAACGGCCTCACGCCCACGTGGGAGTGGGTCGGGCTGAAGAACTACGCCGACCTGCTGTGGGCGAGCCCGATCTACGCCCCGGTCGTGCACCGTGCCGCGCTCAACACGCTCGTCGTGATGATCGCCGTGCCGATCCTCATCCTCGCGGTCGCGTTCCCGCTCGCGATCGTGCTCAACCAGGCGCGCCGGTTCGCCGGCGTCCTGCGCTCCGTCTACTTCGTCCCGTACGTCACGGCGGGCATCGCGGTCTACATGGCCTGGCAGTACGTGCTGGAGCCCAACGGCGCGATCAACCTCCTGCTGCGCGCGCTCGGCCTCGGCAGCCTCGCGCAGCCGCAGGGCTGGCTCGGCAACCCGTCCACGGCGCTGCCGACGCTCATCGTCATCATGGTCTGGTCCGGGGTCCCGGTCGCGATGCTCCTCTACCTGACGGGCCTCCAGTCGATCGACTCGTCCGTCCTCGAGGCGGCCCAGCTCGACGGCGCCGGGTGGTGGCGCACCAACTTCTCCGTGGTGCTGCCGCTCCTCAAGGGCACGACCGCCGTCATCATGCTGCTCAACGTGCGCGACGCGCTCCAGGGCTTCCAGATCTTCCTCATCATGACGAACGGCGGCCCGGCCGGTCGTACGAACGTGCTCGGCCTCGAGACCTACGACCTCGCGTTCCAGCAGCAGCTCGCCCCGACCCTCGGCCTCGCGAGCGCGCTCGGCTGGCTCCTGTTCTTCGCCGCGCTCGCCGTCGCGATCGTCAACCAGCGCGTCACGAGGGAGAAGTGATGACCACCGTCGCCGACCGCACGCAGCTCCCCGACGTG
Protein-coding sequences here:
- a CDS encoding ABC transporter substrate-binding protein, producing the protein MNRHRRRPFPARITATIATSALLAGALAACSGPAGGGGNGGGSGEGDPDSLTMWTFKQSHVEPLQNAAKTFEEETGISVDVQAYTPDDAFITKVQAAAQTGDLPDVMEVHTHGDDFTFGGAGLLEDLSDDVDDDWSSRFLPAVAEDGTVTPAYYEQSLAEGSKTAGIEEGQRFSVPFTIGTFGIVYANKERLEAAGVTEAPKTWEEFVAALDAVKQTNPDDGGVSIGFQSSTTGLEWLMQPMAYGQLGKDDFGALFGQDPAKNFASPNGVKVLETYNQIQPYWMPGTQSLTIDDADIAFAQGKSTFDIGGTFTLAFLAQNGMDAENIVTFPVPAPEGGAIDDLQLAPFGLTGLSVSATTGNKDGALQWIKYLSEQDVAATFAKDALDVPPVDLGDDPSSTVGPVLGAMIGAFGEGENAYNPGDTSYRPAAYDAAQVGDAVMELTPLATQDVAAVSTTVATLIDTFWSQSK
- a CDS encoding carbohydrate ABC transporter permease produces the protein MTTPATIAADAPAHGSVGGGRRRGRQKMRYRGKEVAWGYVFIAPALLLFLVMGVYTLFFGAQLSFVRWNGLTPTWEWVGLKNYADLLWASPIYAPVVHRAALNTLVVMIAVPILILAVAFPLAIVLNQARRFAGVLRSVYFVPYVTAGIAVYMAWQYVLEPNGAINLLLRALGLGSLAQPQGWLGNPSTALPTLIVIMVWSGVPVAMLLYLTGLQSIDSSVLEAAQLDGAGWWRTNFSVVLPLLKGTTAVIMLLNVRDALQGFQIFLIMTNGGPAGRTNVLGLETYDLAFQQQLAPTLGLASALGWLLFFAALAVAIVNQRVTREK